A stretch of Patagioenas fasciata isolate bPatFas1 chromosome 4, bPatFas1.hap1, whole genome shotgun sequence DNA encodes these proteins:
- the LOC136101408 gene encoding C-X-C motif chemokine 13-like — translation MAARAALLLGVLLATHAPGDAALLEANGNLSCRCAKTTRSFIPPRRYSSVEVRPAGSSCRRPEVLIKLKSLERVCVDPDTPWVRKLLQDLPNLRKRAAPR, via the exons ATGGCTGCGCGGGCTGCCCTGctcctgggggtgctgctggccaCACACGCCCCCGGGGATGCAG CTCTCCTGGAAGCCAACGGCAACCTGAGCTGCCGCTGCGCCAAGACCACGCGGAGCTTCATCCCCCCGCGCAGGTACAGCAGCGTGGAGGTGCGGCCCGCGGGGAGCAGCTGCCGGCGCCCCGAGGTCCT GATTAAGCTAAAAAGCCTCGAGAGGGTCTGCGTGGATCCTGACACCCCCTGGGTGAGAAAACTCCTGCAGGACCTCCCGAACCT GAGGAAGAGAGCGGCTCCCCGCTGA